One segment of Stenotrophomonas sp. SAU14A_NAIMI4_8 DNA contains the following:
- the rplR gene encoding 50S ribosomal protein L18, which translates to MNKNIARLRRAKSTRAHIRELGVARLSVLRTGQHLYAQVFTADGSKVLAAANTTQADVKDGLKNGKNADAAAKVGRIVAERAKAAGIEKVAFDRSGYRYHGRIKALADAAREAGLQF; encoded by the coding sequence GCGCCAAGTCGACCCGTGCTCACATCCGCGAGCTGGGTGTGGCCCGTCTGTCGGTGCTGCGCACCGGCCAGCACCTGTACGCACAGGTCTTCACCGCCGACGGCTCCAAGGTGCTGGCTGCTGCCAACACCACCCAGGCCGACGTCAAGGACGGCCTGAAGAACGGCAAGAACGCCGACGCCGCTGCCAAGGTTGGCCGCATCGTTGCCGAGCGCGCCAAGGCCGCTGGCATCGAGAAGGTTGCCTTCGATCGTTCGGGTTACCGTTACCACGGCCGCATCAAGGCCCTGGCTGACGCCGCCCGCGAAGCCGGCCTGCAGTTCTAA